CGCTCGAGGACGACTCGATCCTTGGCCTCGTGTCCGAGTACGACGAGGACACGACGAACCACATCCAGCCGATCTTTCCGCAGCTCGTGATCCAGCAGATCCACAACACGCTCGTCGCGCGCCAGTTGCTGCCGAAAGGGCCGAAGAACTTCGAGCTGATCTTTCACTTCTTCGGCTACGCGGACGATACGCCCGAGCTGCGCGATTTGCGGATCAAGCAGGCGAACCTTGTCGGGCCCGCGGGCTACATCTCGATGGAGGACACCGAGGCGACCGAGCTCGTCCAGCGCGGCACGGCGCGCGATGCGGACGCGGCATCGGTGATCGAGATGTCGCGCGGCAATCCGGACCAGCAGGACACGGCGATCACCGAGAGCCTGATCCGCAAGTTCTGGGTCGGCTACCAGAAGCTGATGGGCTATTGAAGCGGGAGACGAACATGACCGACATCACTCACGACATCCGCACGTGGTTCGAGCTGCACATGCTGCAGGACCGCTATATCGGCCATCTCGACAACGACCGCCTCGAGCGCTGGCCGGATCTCTTCACCGAGGAATGCCTGTATGAGATCGTCCCGAAGGAAAACGCGGACTTGGGGCTGCCGATCGGCATCGTTCACTGCACGAACCGGCGGATGCTGCGCGACCGCGTCGTGTCGCTGCGCCACGCGAACATCTACGAAGCGCACACGTACCGGCACATGACGTCCGGGCTCACGATCGTCGGCGGCGAAGGCGGCGAGATCGAGACCGAGAGCAGCTATGTCGTCGTGCAGACGCGCAGCGACGGCGAATCGAACGTCTATCAGGCGGGCAAGTATTACGACACGGTCGTGCGCACGGCCGAGGGACTGCGCTATCGGAAGAAGCGCGTGATCTACGACACGTCGCGCGTGCAGACGCTGCTCGCGACGCCGATCTGATTCTCACAAGGAGTTCGAAGCATGAGCAACGAAACCGTCGCGGCGTGGCATCCGCTCGGCACGCTCGACGAATTCACCGAGGACGACCCGGCCGCGCGCATCGTCGGCAACAAGCCGGTCGCGGTCTTCAGGGTGGGCGACGACGTGTTCGCGCTGCATGACCTGTGCACGCACGGCCATGCGAGGCTGTCCGAAGGATTCGTCGAGGACGGCTGCGTCGAATGCCCGCTGCATCAGGGCCTGTTCGACATCCGCACCGGCGCGCCGAAATGCGCGCCGGTGACGCAGCCCGTGCGCGCGTATCCGATCCGCATCGTCGACGGACAGGTCGAGATCCATGTCGACGACTGATCCGTATCTGATCGCGGGCGGCGGGCACGCGGCGCGCCGCGCGGCCGAGACGCTGCGCGAGCGCGATCCGGCCGCGCGCATCGTGATGATCGGCGAGGAGCCCGAGCTGCCGTACGACCGGCCCGCGCTGTCGAAGGAAGCGCTCGTCGGCGGCGACGAAGGCGAGCGCCGCGCGTTCGTGCGCGACGCCGCGTGGTATCGCGAGCGTGGCGTCGAGTTGCGGCTCGGCGTGCGAGTCGAAGCGATCGAGCGCGGCACGCAGCGGGTGCGCCTGAGCGACGGCGCGAGTCTCGGCTACGCGCGGCTCCTGATCGCGACCGGCTCGCGCGTGCGGCGTTTCCGCGGACCGGTCGACGCCGGCGTGCCGATCCATTACGTGCGCACGGTTGCCGACGCCCGCGCGCTGCGCGCGGCGCTTGCGCCGGGCAGGCGCGTCGCGGTGCTGGGCGGCGGCTTCATCGGGCTCGAGGTCGCCGCATCGGCGGTGCGGCTCGGCTGCCGCGCG
The nucleotide sequence above comes from Burkholderia thailandensis E264. Encoded proteins:
- the andAd gene encoding anthranilate 1,2-dioxygenase small subunit AndAd, which gives rise to MTDITHDIRTWFELHMLQDRYIGHLDNDRLERWPDLFTEECLYEIVPKENADLGLPIGIVHCTNRRMLRDRVVSLRHANIYEAHTYRHMTSGLTIVGGEGGEIETESSYVVVQTRSDGESNVYQAGKYYDTVVRTAEGLRYRKKRVIYDTSRVQTLLATPI
- the andAb gene encoding anthranilate 1,2-dioxygenase ferredoxin subunit AndAb; this translates as MSNETVAAWHPLGTLDEFTEDDPAARIVGNKPVAVFRVGDDVFALHDLCTHGHARLSEGFVEDGCVECPLHQGLFDIRTGAPKCAPVTQPVRAYPIRIVDGQVEIHVDD